Part of the Triticum urartu cultivar G1812 unplaced genomic scaffold, Tu2.1 TuUngrouped_contig_6387, whole genome shotgun sequence genome, TGGTGATTTTATTTCTGAGTTATTTCCGTGTAACAAAAATCGTGTGATCAATTTTTTTTGTTCAGTGGAAACAACTCTTACAAAAGGCAAGTATCACTGTATCAGATTACAGATGTAATGAATTTACCTTCCTCTCCTCTACAGTGTAATGCAATTTTTTAAAGGAAATTTTTAATTAATTTTATCATGGAAAATATCTGCTTCAATCTGTTTTTACTTACTTTGTGTATATAACATGCAGTTCCTGGCCAGCCTTATGCTGCAATGTCTTCTGCCCTCGTTCCTGCACCAGCACCCATTCAAAATACTTTGCCAGGTACTTGATATAATTCATTCCTTAATGTTTTGAGTAGCTTATCTCAATATTTCTCGATCAATATTAGTATTGATGTTCATTTGCAATACTTGTGCCCTCATATAGTTGATCTTTCTATTTCAATTTTTCAGCACATTATTCATGTCATTATAAGGCTGCTATAATTCTCTTCAAGTATTGACAttaaaaatgtcaaaaaaattATGCAAGTTTAATATGTAAAATTTGGTAATTAGGAGTATTCCAATCAACATTTTTCTTATTGTAATAAAACTAACCCAAGTATTCTATGACGTACAAATGCAGAAATATCAGATCATCATTCAGCAAAATTCCCTTATGGATGGGTTATTGGGGGCATGGGAGTTGCACTTGCTTTGATTGCTATTGCTCTCCTTGCACTTCTGATGTGCAAATCCTTCCACTACAATCACCAAGGTTCAAATAACCAGAGAAAGAGTCCAAACCAGCCTATGCCTCATAATTTTCAACTACTTAAGAGTGGTAGTTTTTGTTATGGTTCTGGAAGATATTTCTGCTGCCAATTTGGCAATGAGAAGCAATCAAGAAAGGGTGGCGGGGATCATCATATCAATGTTCCAAAAGGTCAGCACACCTTCTGTTAACCATACTTGGACTCTCATCATTATAACACTTCCGGAACATGGGTTTCACAAAGTTCATATCGTGTGGATATATTTGGTGACACTAAATGGAAGATAGTTTATAGAAGTTGTATTTTAGGAGTGACAGAATACTATTGGTAATGTAGTGACGCGCAACTTAAGTCCCTGATGGAGTCGTGTTAACCTGAAAGACTTCATAGAACATCTGTTTCAGGATTTTCATTTGCATCATCTAGGACCTGTCCTACAGTGGTTAAGCAAGCACACAACTTCCATTACCTGTTCAGTCACGCATGGCTTCAAGTAGCCAAATACAAATGAGAACCTGTGCCCAAGTACTCTGTCCAAATAAGACTCCAAAAAACTAGAATGTTGGGATAGAAGTTCACAATTAATACCATTTTAATAACTTGGCATGACAAGCTATTGCTAGCACGGGCTAATTTAGATTACTTTTATTTCCGTTTGCTCCTACCGTACATAAGCTATTCTGACTTACGAGTTTATCTCTATTGCAGGTATGGTAGTAGACGTGTTTGATAGGGAAAAGCCTATTGTGTTTACATATGAAGAAATACTTGCATCGACCGATCTTTTTTCTGATGCAAATCTGCTGGGACATGGTACATATGGCTCTGTCTACTATGGGGTTCTTCGAGATCAGGTCTGGGATCCGAGGCTCGAAGCTGACCATTTTTATGGAATACTGGTCCTATGACATACCTTGCCAATAACAAGTGATATTTACAGGAGGTCGCGATAAAGAGAATGACATCAACTAATACTAAAGAATTCATAGTAGAGATGAAAGTTCTTTGTAAGGTTCATCATGCTAGTCTGGTATGTCATTTTATAATTCTCACAAAATGCTCAATCTAGATTATATATTAAATATCTTTGTTATATTTAGACTTTCATTTGTGACCCATGTTTTGTCAAAGGTAGAGTTGATTGGCTATGCAGCAAGTAAGGACGAGCTGTTCCTGGTTTATGAATACTCTCAAAAAGGTTCACTCAAAAACCATCTTCATGATCCTCAAAGCAAAGGTATACTGTTGTCTGGTACTTTTTTTATGTAAGGTTTCTTAACCTTAGATATTGTGACTTCTTCATAAGGTATCTATAAATTTACTAATGTGTAACCCCTACCTTTGGCGTTTAACTGTGCAACCTTTCACATGTACTGGTTCCAGCACCTTTGACATTGCATTTTACCTTCAAATAACTTCTGCAAGCTTACTGCTTGAGGACTGTTTAGCTTGGTTTTTACTGCTAATTTCTTAAGCTAATTTGTTTCTGTAGCCTTATTTATACTTTTTCCCACACAGTTATCATTATTGATTGATATTTATTTAATCTTCCAGGTTACACACCACTTTCTTGGATTTATAGGGTCCAAATTGCTCTTGATGCTGCTAGAGGACTGGAGTACATTCATGAGCATACAAAAGATCATTATGTTCATAGGGACATCAAATCAAGTAACATCTTGCTTGATGGTTCTTTCAGAGCGAAGGTTAATTGTTGATTTCACATTTTTCTTTCATCAGTTCTACCAGTTTATAGTCTGACAAAGAACTACATTTTCTGTGGCTGTAGATTTCAGATTTCGGTCTTGCAAAACTGGGAGTAAGGTCCAATGATGCAGAGGCTTCTGTTACCAAAGTTGTGGGTACTTTTGGTTATTTGGCCCCAGAGTAAGCACGCCTTGCTGGTCGGCTGGCTCTGGTTTAAGAAAAAAAAAAATTGACTGTAGTTTTGATATCTGGCCATATTTCGTTGTTCTTGTAGATACCTGCGGGACGGCCTGGCAACTGCGAAATGCGATGTTTATGCTTTCGGGGTCGTACTTTTTGAGTTGATATCTGGAAAGGAGGCGATTACAAAGGCCGGCGCAGTTGGTGCAAGTTCAAACTCTGAAAGGCGTTCCTTGGCATCAGTTGTAAGTTCTCTAACTTGTACACAAGCATTCATCGAATCTACAGCTTGTAGGTTTGGAAGGTTTACATGGTATTTCGTCGACTCCTTTTTACACTTTTGAGTCCAAAAGATCTCTGTGGTTTGACTGGGCAGATGTTGACTGCACTAAGGAATTGCCACGATCCAACGTGTGTGGGGAGCTTGAAAGACTGTATTGACCCTAATCTGATGGATCTGTATCCTCATGACTGCATATACCAGGTATGTCCAGTTGGCCACTAAACAACACTAGATAGCCTTTTGCCTGCACATTTCACATCACCTTTGCTTCAAAGATAAATCTGTCGCTCTCGGCGCTCTAAATTATCTTTCCCTTGTAAAGATGGCTATGCTCGCGAAACAATGCGCCGATGAAGATCCTGTTCTACGGCCGGACATGAAGCAGGCAGTGATCACCCTGTCGCAGATACTGCTTTCGTCCATCGAGTGGGAGGCGACGCTGGGTGGGAACAGCCAGGTGTTCAGTGGTCTTGTTGCCGGGAGGTGATGACCCATCCTGCAAAGTTGGCTTTGCTTGCTTGCTGCTCCGTGCTCTTCGTGTGTTCTCCTTCCTATGATCTGCTAGAGGGTATTCTCCCATGCATATTGTTGTCCTAAATATCACTGGCCCCCTGTCCAGTCGAGCAAGCTGAGAGTATCGAGCACAGTGAGATAGATATTTCGTGGTTGGTCGTACAGAATGTAACTATGCATGTATACCTGAGCGCTTCTTCCGGTGTTACTTGGCTTGCTGTGCTGAATCGCTCCTGCTTACTGCTTGTCTTCTCTCTTATGGAAAAATGTCTGCCTATTGATTCAAATAGAATGTGACCCTCG contains:
- the LOC125530541 gene encoding lysM domain receptor-like kinase 3; translated protein: MDAIEAANGMPGPDPISTGKVYYIPLNSVPGQPYAAMSSALVPAPAPIQNTLPEISDHHSAKFPYGWVIGGMGVALALIAIALLALLMCKSFHYNHQGSNNQRKSPNQPMPHNFQLLKSGSFCYGSGRYFCCQFGNEKQSRKGGGDHHINVPKGMVVDVFDREKPIVFTYEEILASTDLFSDANLLGHGTYGSVYYGVLRDQEVAIKRMTSTNTKEFIVEMKVLCKVHHASLVELIGYAASKDELFLVYEYSQKGSLKNHLHDPQSKGYTPLSWIYRVQIALDAARGLEYIHEHTKDHYVHRDIKSSNILLDGSFRAKISDFGLAKLGVRSNDAEASVTKVVGTFGYLAPEYLRDGLATAKCDVYAFGVVLFELISGKEAITKAGAVGASSNSERRSLASVMLTALRNCHDPTCVGSLKDCIDPNLMDLYPHDCIYQMAMLAKQCADEDPVLRPDMKQAVITLSQILLSSIEWEATLGGNSQVFSGLVAGR